The region CGACCGGCGACTGGAGACCCGACCGTCGGCGGTAGACCCCGTGTGCGGCATGACCGTCGATCCGGCGACGACGACGTCAGCCGACCATGACGGGCACACCTACTACTTCTGCTCGCCGGGATGCCGGACGGCGTTCAGCCAGGACCCCGACCGGTACATCGCGGCGACTCACGACCACACCGGTCACGACCACACCGGTCACGAAAACACCGGTCACGACCACACCGGTCACGAAAACACCGGTCACGACCACACCGG is a window of Kineococcus endophyticus DNA encoding:
- a CDS encoding YHS domain-containing protein — protein: MTVDPATTTSADHDGHTYYFCSPGCRTAFSQDPDRYIAATHDHTGHDHTGHENTGHDHTGHENTGHDHTG